Proteins from a genomic interval of Zingiber officinale cultivar Zhangliang chromosome 2A, Zo_v1.1, whole genome shotgun sequence:
- the LOC122043641 gene encoding proline-rich protein 36-like, producing the protein MRQSTRPVPRRGAGRPSKRALESQATKSPERSAGFEPFSQGQTPHGTTGALGSRILTVLSLELPTPTVSTVPPVVPSATYSTPPPAVPSTTYLAPPPPVPATAYPAPATPVTLVPTTYSAPTPVVPVAPYLIPPSTIPPVAPVYIDPTMPPAVPAPTYAAAPGVPPPAYPAVPLVVPALMVPPITAAISTHPTNMVAARGRIPALAESMKSRFTLFREETDPSFVQGLDRHLQVKIADFGNSSYIEALDRTLMIEAAQQRANTDKKRKQIDWTSGQTQQPQATRQQ; encoded by the exons atgagacaaAGTACACGTCCTGTGCCGAGACGTGGTGCAGGACGGCCAAGCAAGAGAGCGTTGGAATCTCAGGCGACGAAGTCACCGGAGAGGTCTGCTGGGTTTGAGCCCTTCAGTCAGGGACAAACTCCTCATGGTACTACGGGTGCGTTGGGCTCTCGGATCCTGACGGTTCTTTCTCTAGAGTTGCCCACACCTACAGTATCCACTGTACCACCGGTAGTACCATCTGCAACATACTCAACCCCTCCACCAGCAGTGCCTTCTACTACGTATctggcaccaccgccacctgtaCCTGCTACGGCGTATCCAGCACCAGCAACACCAGTTACACTTGTGCCTACTACATACTCGGCACCCACACCAGTAGTACCAGTTGCTCCTTATCTGATACCACCATCTACCATACCTCCAGTCGCTCCTGTATATATTGACCCTACAATGCCACCAGCGGTACCTGCCCCGACTTATGCAGCAGCACCAGGGGTACCTCCCCCGGCCTATCCAGCGGTACCACTTGTAGTACCAGCTCTAATGGTTCCGCCAATTACCGCGGCGATCTCTACTCACCCTACAAATATGGTTGCGGCACGAGGTCGAATCCCAGCTTTAGCAGAATCGATGAAGAGCAGATTCACACTATTCCGCGaggagactgatccgagt TTTGTTCAAGGACTAGAtagacatctgcaagtaaagatTGCCGATTTTGGAAATTCGTCTTATATAGAGGCATTGGATAGAACTCTTATGATTGAGGCGGCTCAGCAAAGAGCGAATacggacaagaaaaggaagcagataGATTGGACTTCAGGACAGACCCAGCAACCACAGGCTACCCGACAGCAGTAG